GGATGTGTAGGAAGGCCAAAACAAGGGGCCAACAGTCGAGCGGAATATAGTGGCAGTCGGGCCGATTGCAACGCAAACATGGCCCTATCAAGCCCGTTTTTCGGCTTCAGGGCGCTTTTCCATAAGCCGTCGGCATGCTACCGGCACGATGCTTGCCGCAGACTGGCACTCACCCAAACCGGACACCGTCATGCAAGATGATATCGCCCAACAAATCCTCACCGAACTCTCGCGCCTGACGCGGGCGGTGGAATCACTTTCCGCGCCTGAGCCCGCGCCCAGCGATTTTCACGCGGCTGACTGCTTTGTCTGGAACGCCGAAGGCGGAAATCTGGTCCCCATAGCCAAGCCCAACAGGATCGAGATCGATCTGATCAAGGGGGTCGACCACGTCCGCGACATTCTATTCGACAACACCAGGCGCTTCGCCATGGGCTTGCCGGCCAACAATGTCCTGCTCTGGGGCGCACGCGGCATGGGCAAATCGTCACTGGTCAAGTCCGTCCATGCAGCCTTGGCCAACGACCCTGGTCTGTCTGCGCCGCTCAAGCTGATCGAAATTCATCGCGAAGACATCAATTCGCTGCCCGCGTTGATGAGCCTGCTGCGACCGGCGCCGGCGCGCTTCATCCTGTTTTGCGACGACTTGTCATTCGACCATGACGACACCGCCTACAAGTCGCTCAAGGCAGCACTCGACGGCGGCATTGAAGGCAGGCCCGACAACGCCCTGCTCTATGCCACATCGAACCGAAGGCACCTGTTGCCACGTGACATGATGGACAATGAACGCTCCACCGCGATCAATCCGAGCGAAGCCATCGAGGAGAAGGTGTCATTGTCTGACCGCTTCGGGCTTTGGCTGGGCTTTCACAAATGCAGCCAGGATGACTATCTCGACATGGTCAATGGCTATGCCGCGCATTACCAGCTTGAGATTGAACCGGAAGCCCTGCGCGCCCAATCGCTCGAATGGGCGACAACCCGCGGTTCGAGATCCGGCCGTGTCGCCTGGCAATTCATTCAGGACCTTGCCGGCCGGCTTGGCCAGAAAACCTGACACAGAGATCAGGTCGTAACTGCCTGCTCAGTGAAGAACCAATGAGCGCTTTCCAAGACCGCATACGAAAAAAGGCCCGCGCTTCAGGGCGCCGGCCTTCTTCCGTTTTGCCTGGAGGGGCAGTTATTCGAGATAGCCCATCGGATCGACCGGAGAGGCA
The DNA window shown above is from Hoeflea phototrophica DFL-43 and carries:
- a CDS encoding ATP-binding protein, translating into MQDDIAQQILTELSRLTRAVESLSAPEPAPSDFHAADCFVWNAEGGNLVPIAKPNRIEIDLIKGVDHVRDILFDNTRRFAMGLPANNVLLWGARGMGKSSLVKSVHAALANDPGLSAPLKLIEIHREDINSLPALMSLLRPAPARFILFCDDLSFDHDDTAYKSLKAALDGGIEGRPDNALLYATSNRRHLLPRDMMDNERSTAINPSEAIEEKVSLSDRFGLWLGFHKCSQDDYLDMVNGYAAHYQLEIEPEALRAQSLEWATTRGSRSGRVAWQFIQDLAGRLGQKT